One Mya arenaria isolate MELC-2E11 chromosome 5, ASM2691426v1 genomic window carries:
- the LOC128235900 gene encoding trigger factor-like — translation MFMWTGPASKDDDDDYDDDDDDEEKVDEIEDENEDEQEYEEEENAEEEDDDDVATNATMPMTIFRFFFTFSQNEVSCKHERWRQNIQLKSKFKLGSSFSNEVNI, via the exons ATGTTCATGTGGACAGGAC CCGCTAgtaaagatgatgatgatgattatgatgatgatgatgatgacgaggAGAAGGTGGATGAGATTGAGGATGAGAATGAGGATGAGCAGGAGTATGAGGAGGAGGAGAATGCGGAGGAGGAGGACGACGACGACGTCGCGACAAATGCGACTATGCCGATGACGATTTTTcgctttttttttacattttcacaaaatgagGTCTCATGTAAACACGAGAGATGGCGACAAAACATCCAACTAAAGTCCAAGTTTAAATTAGGTTCAAGCTTTTCTAATGAGGTAAATATCTGA